A single genomic interval of Limnochordia bacterium harbors:
- a CDS encoding LacI family transcriptional regulator, which translates to MSDIAELLGISCATVSRALNDSPKISEETKRRVLEAAKKTGYLEKFEAKRQQTVKKIGFIISKHYFGTNEPFYTKVLLGAEELANKENMRVNLFTINEQDTVDWLLMDLKEFKIDEVIVAAAISSKTIKRLITAGLKIVLVDFEHGQLPTVEPDNLNGAYAAVRHLQSRGREKIAFISGEKDHPSMLQRYRGYRLAIEEAGGQYNEDLILQTSGYCTVEEGYQQGLRLLRKGDFDAVLAGNDAMAVGVIRAFTEKGLQIPRDVSVVGFDDVEMGLYTSPPLTTVRIHKEKMGQIAASMLVHWQLDWGKIGWRVLVPTELVVRESS; encoded by the coding sequence ATGTCAGATATAGCTGAGCTTTTGGGTATTTCCTGTGCCACGGTATCAAGGGCATTGAACGATTCACCAAAGATCAGCGAGGAAACAAAACGAAGGGTCCTTGAGGCAGCTAAAAAGACTGGTTATCTGGAGAAGTTCGAAGCCAAACGGCAGCAGACCGTTAAGAAGATAGGTTTTATCATTAGCAAACACTACTTTGGGACCAATGAACCCTTTTACACAAAAGTGTTACTCGGCGCTGAGGAACTAGCTAACAAGGAAAACATGCGCGTAAATTTGTTTACAATTAACGAGCAAGATACGGTTGATTGGCTGCTCATGGATCTAAAAGAGTTCAAAATTGATGAGGTGATCGTGGCGGCAGCTATATCTTCAAAAACCATAAAGCGACTGATTACTGCGGGACTCAAGATTGTCTTAGTGGACTTTGAGCATGGGCAGCTTCCGACGGTGGAACCAGATAACCTCAACGGGGCTTATGCTGCGGTTCGCCATTTACAGAGTCGTGGCAGGGAGAAAATCGCCTTTATTAGTGGTGAAAAGGATCACCCCAGTATGCTACAAAGATACCGCGGGTATCGATTGGCCATCGAGGAGGCAGGGGGTCAGTACAATGAGGACCTAATTCTGCAGACCTCAGGATACTGCACCGTTGAGGAAGGGTATCAGCAGGGACTAAGGCTCCTTCGTAAGGGGGACTTTGATGCGGTCCTAGCGGGTAATGATGCGATGGCGGTTGGCGTGATACGTGCCTTTACCGAGAAAGGACTTCAAATTCCCCGGGATGTCTCAGTTGTTGGTTTTGACGATGTAGAGATGGGGTTGTATACTAGCCCTCCGTTGACCACGGTGCGAATCCATAAAGAAAAAATGGGCCAGATCGCGGCCTCTATGCTAGTCCACTGGCAGCTAGACTGGGGAAAGATCGGATGGAGGGTGTTGGTGCCAACGGAGCTAGTGGTGAGGGAGTCCAGCTAG
- a CDS encoding glycosidase: MIGLRRHGVIMSPGKTGLGDALFNPGIVQDNAGIHMLFRIADGDFGSRGYVSTIGYARLSEPTRVVELRETPLIAPTLPEESAGCEDCRIVSLDHQYYLFYTAYDGQTARVAVASTLDFTNITKLGVLLFDHWDKDAFIFPGRINGKIAYMHRIEPSIQLLMVDTIEELLDVRSHPWEAHLKAIGQETVLRPTYAWEVLKIGAGPPPLQTEAGWLLIYHGVDRHSVYRVGAALLDQDDPYRVIARLPYPILEPIEEYERVGDVPNVVFPQGLTVIDDVLYVYYGAADKVIALASIKVTELIDELNRHQT; encoded by the coding sequence ATGATAGGATTACGACGTCATGGAGTGATCATGTCCCCGGGGAAAACGGGACTAGGTGATGCTTTGTTTAATCCGGGTATCGTGCAAGACAATGCTGGTATCCACATGTTGTTTCGCATTGCCGATGGAGATTTTGGTTCTAGAGGGTATGTCTCGACGATTGGATATGCGAGACTAAGTGAACCCACACGGGTAGTAGAGCTTAGGGAGACTCCACTCATAGCTCCGACGCTACCTGAGGAGAGTGCCGGCTGTGAGGATTGCCGCATTGTATCCTTGGATCATCAGTACTATCTGTTTTACACAGCATATGATGGGCAAACGGCACGGGTTGCTGTTGCCAGCACGTTGGACTTCACAAATATTACTAAACTAGGGGTACTTCTCTTTGACCATTGGGACAAGGACGCCTTCATTTTTCCGGGGAGAATTAATGGCAAAATCGCTTACATGCACCGGATAGAGCCAAGCATCCAACTGCTAATGGTGGATACGATAGAGGAGTTGCTAGATGTAAGGAGCCACCCGTGGGAGGCACATCTGAAGGCCATCGGCCAAGAGACCGTGCTGCGTCCTACCTATGCCTGGGAGGTCCTGAAGATCGGTGCTGGGCCACCACCGCTCCAAACGGAAGCTGGCTGGTTGCTTATCTACCATGGTGTTGACCGACATTCGGTTTACCGAGTCGGGGCGGCATTGCTTGACCAAGATGATCCGTACCGAGTTATCGCAAGGCTTCCCTACCCAATCCTTGAGCCGATAGAGGAATATGAGCGTGTGGGTGATGTTCCTAATGTTGTGTTTCCCCAAGGATTGACCGTGATCGATGATGTGCTATATGTTTACTATGGCGCCGCGGACAAAGTAATTGCCTTGGCTTCAATCAAGGTTACTGAGCTAATTGATGAACTCAATCGTCATCAGACCTAG
- a CDS encoding aldose 1-epimerase family protein, producing MPKLYGKTYTKHDLLQRVGDISQLGGVERFQLHEGLEQGVEGVRFRTGTGLSFDVLLSRGMDISTTEYQGVPLVWRSPTGRVAPTYYDPRNTGWLRSFHGGMLVTCGLTSVGSPSEDSGEELGLHGRISNIPASNTHVGGCWQDDDYLMWAEGQMKQAVVFGENLILHRRVEAKLGENRFFVHDRVKNLGFTTTPHMLLYHINLGFPLVDPETDLLLPSIEVTPRDQEAERDLQDFAKITEPQPAYQEKVYYHQMGQDAQGFTYVAVINRRLDDGLGIYLKYKKSQLPQFVQWKMFGQGTYVLGLEPANCFVEGRALERERGTLHYLQPQQERHYDLEIGVLTCSSEIDRIKERVADCK from the coding sequence ATGCCCAAACTTTACGGAAAAACCTATACAAAGCATGACCTACTCCAGCGGGTGGGTGATATCTCTCAACTCGGAGGAGTAGAGCGTTTTCAGTTGCACGAAGGACTAGAACAGGGTGTAGAAGGGGTGCGGTTTAGGACAGGTACAGGTCTTAGCTTTGACGTCCTCCTAAGCCGCGGTATGGACATTAGTACCACAGAATACCAGGGTGTTCCCCTGGTGTGGCGTTCTCCCACAGGAAGGGTTGCTCCCACCTATTATGACCCGAGGAACACCGGTTGGCTCCGCAGTTTCCACGGAGGAATGTTAGTAACCTGTGGCTTGACCTCGGTTGGCTCTCCGTCGGAAGATTCCGGTGAAGAATTAGGGCTACATGGCCGTATTTCAAACATCCCTGCCTCTAATACCCATGTCGGTGGTTGCTGGCAAGATGATGATTACTTGATGTGGGCCGAGGGCCAAATGAAACAAGCGGTGGTATTCGGAGAGAATCTGATCCTACACCGTCGTGTGGAGGCAAAGCTTGGAGAAAACCGTTTTTTCGTCCACGATCGAGTGAAAAACCTTGGATTTACAACCACTCCGCATATGTTGCTATATCATATTAACTTAGGTTTTCCCTTGGTTGATCCCGAAACAGATCTTCTACTACCATCCATTGAAGTGACCCCAAGGGACCAGGAAGCAGAACGGGATCTACAGGATTTTGCAAAGATCACAGAGCCTCAACCAGCATATCAGGAGAAGGTATATTACCATCAGATGGGCCAAGACGCGCAAGGCTTTACATATGTTGCAGTGATCAACCGGCGTTTAGACGATGGGCTGGGGATCTATCTGAAATATAAAAAGAGCCAGCTGCCTCAATTTGTGCAATGGAAGATGTTTGGGCAAGGCACATACGTGCTCGGTCTTGAGCCAGCCAATTGCTTTGTGGAAGGAAGGGCCCTGGAGCGGGAGCGGGGTACTTTGCACTATCTCCAGCCCCAACAAGAGCGGCACTACGATTTAGAAATTGGCGTTCTGACCTGTTCATCGGAGATTGACCGGATTAAGGAACGGGTGGCTGACTGTAAATAA
- a CDS encoding uroporphyrinogen decarboxylase family protein, protein MNPSFDVMAQVLNGGNPSRVPLYEHFVDLEIIEEIMGFRLEFDDTTDYFMRLVQFYEELGYDYVPLELAPNFAQRNIRRGQDTALYSRGERHWVDEGSGPIQTMDALLACPWPQIDDAVDYSVFELVGSLLPPGMKIIGGGSGGPFEHASFLMGLENLSLAVYTDPDLVEELFQRIGATLVGIAERLAPLDCIGAYRFGDDLGYKTGTMFSPEHIRRYILPWYQQIAEVVHRAGKPLILHSCGQLKEIMEDIIAAGVDAKHSFEDAIMPVTEAKRLWGDRIAILGGVDVNFLCLKSEQEVYDYTCRILEQCAPDGGYAAGSGNTIANYVPVSNYLAMVKAVRDFNG, encoded by the coding sequence ATGAATCCAAGCTTTGATGTGATGGCACAAGTGCTGAACGGGGGTAACCCATCCCGGGTACCCTTATATGAGCATTTTGTAGATCTGGAGATCATAGAGGAAATAATGGGGTTTAGACTCGAGTTTGACGATACCACCGATTACTTCATGCGACTAGTCCAGTTTTATGAAGAGCTAGGCTATGACTATGTGCCTTTGGAGTTGGCACCGAACTTTGCCCAAAGAAACATTCGGCGTGGACAGGATACGGCTCTGTATAGTCGCGGAGAGCGCCATTGGGTGGATGAAGGTAGCGGGCCGATTCAAACTATGGATGCTCTACTTGCCTGTCCATGGCCACAGATCGATGACGCTGTAGATTATTCAGTCTTTGAGCTTGTAGGTAGTCTTCTACCCCCTGGGATGAAGATCATCGGGGGCGGATCCGGAGGTCCCTTTGAGCATGCAAGCTTTTTAATGGGCTTGGAGAACTTATCCCTGGCGGTCTATACTGATCCAGACCTAGTGGAGGAATTATTCCAGAGGATCGGCGCGACCCTCGTTGGGATAGCCGAGCGCCTAGCCCCCCTGGATTGCATTGGGGCATATAGGTTTGGTGATGATTTGGGGTACAAGACAGGAACCATGTTTTCCCCGGAGCATATTCGCCGATACATTCTGCCGTGGTACCAGCAAATAGCAGAGGTCGTTCATAGGGCGGGAAAGCCATTGATTCTGCACAGTTGTGGCCAGCTAAAGGAGATCATGGAGGACATTATTGCTGCAGGTGTTGATGCCAAGCATTCCTTTGAAGACGCAATTATGCCGGTAACTGAGGCGAAACGTCTTTGGGGAGATCGGATTGCGATTTTAGGTGGAGTCGATGTCAATTTCCTTTGTTTGAAATCGGAGCAAGAAGTCTATGACTACACCTGTCGAATTCTAGAACAATGTGCTCCAGACGGGGGATACGCCGCTGGATCTGGCAATACGATTGCCAATTATGTTCCTGTTAGCAACTACCTTGCTATGGTCAAAGCGGTTCGGGATTTTAACGGGTAG
- a CDS encoding class II fructose-bisphosphate aldolase, which yields MALGHLCPFQPENLRLVLVGICEINVFTDFSTGAVDAVRKALTTDNIRQIPALLEVIKVLVLECVLEKMKTFSSEGKV from the coding sequence TTGGCGCTAGGGCATCTATGCCCGTTCCAGCCAGAAAATCTGCGGCTTGTTCTGGTGGGGATCTGTGAGATTAATGTCTTCACCGATTTCTCTACGGGTGCGGTAGATGCGGTTAGGAAGGCTTTAACTACAGATAACATCAGGCAAATCCCAGCCTTGTTAGAAGTGATTAAGGTATTGGTGCTTGAATGTGTCTTGGAAAAGATGAAGACCTTTAGTTCTGAGGGTAAAGTCTAA
- the tkt gene encoding transketolase — MIQKIADTVRGLSADGVQQANSGHPGMPLGCAEIGAVLFAEILKHDPTNPTWADRDRFILSAGHGSMFLYSLLHLTGYPLSLDDLAHFRQLGSKTPGHPEYEVELGIETTTGPLGQGIGNGVGMALAEAMLAARFNTTEQSIVDHYTYVLCGDGCQMEGISYEAASLAGHLGLGKLILIYDSNEISIEGSTDLAFTESVAQRYAAFGWDVTEIDGHNIDEIRNALLQAKKVLDKPSLIIAKTSIAKGAPNLQGSAAAHGAPLGDEEIVLLKKGMGFPVDQKFYVPEEVSSFFKGKIQQWSAIRQEWEMRFDQWRKEEPGLYELYQAHFAEDLPDGIGASIDFQSAVSTRDAGGLVLNALAKELPFLVGGSADLSPSTKTELKAAGAVAKNSLDGRNIHFGIREHAMGSILNGMSLHRGFRVFGSTFLVFSDYMRPTVRLAALMKQPVVFVFTHDSIFVGEDGPTHQPIEHIEALRVIPNLHVIRPADGRETKAAWLFALAEKATPTALVLSRQKLPILPGTTNCPIDKGGYVLEKGSDSPDVVLVGTGSEVAVCADAALKLKEEGITARVVSIPCRELFLAQDEKYIHQVLGTDTPRVIIEAGRTNGWYSLVGAKGCVIGIDQFGESGPGKQVAEKLGISVEHVVQRAKSLL, encoded by the coding sequence ATAATCCAAAAGATCGCCGATACCGTGCGGGGTCTGAGCGCCGATGGCGTGCAACAGGCCAACTCCGGACACCCGGGAATGCCCTTAGGCTGTGCGGAAATCGGTGCAGTTCTCTTTGCGGAAATCCTCAAACATGATCCCACAAACCCAACGTGGGCTGATCGAGATCGATTCATACTATCCGCAGGCCATGGATCCATGTTCCTGTATTCCTTACTTCATTTAACCGGGTATCCCTTGTCTTTAGATGATCTGGCTCACTTCCGGCAATTGGGCTCCAAAACCCCAGGGCATCCCGAATATGAGGTTGAGCTTGGTATTGAGACCACAACGGGACCTTTAGGACAAGGCATTGGCAATGGCGTTGGTATGGCCTTGGCAGAGGCCATGCTGGCAGCACGGTTCAACACAACCGAACAATCCATTGTTGATCATTATACCTATGTGTTGTGCGGTGATGGATGCCAAATGGAGGGAATTTCCTATGAAGCAGCATCACTAGCAGGGCATCTGGGACTAGGAAAGTTAATCTTGATCTATGACTCAAACGAGATCAGTATTGAAGGTAGCACGGACCTCGCCTTTACCGAATCCGTGGCACAAAGATATGCTGCTTTCGGCTGGGACGTCACTGAAATAGATGGTCACAATATTGATGAGATCCGTAACGCCCTACTGCAAGCTAAAAAGGTCTTGGACAAACCCTCCCTGATCATTGCCAAAACAAGTATCGCCAAGGGTGCACCTAATCTTCAAGGTTCCGCAGCCGCCCATGGGGCACCCCTAGGTGACGAAGAGATTGTCTTACTGAAAAAAGGAATGGGCTTCCCCGTAGATCAGAAGTTTTACGTACCGGAAGAGGTTAGTAGCTTCTTTAAGGGAAAAATACAGCAATGGTCTGCCATCCGCCAGGAATGGGAGATGCGCTTTGACCAATGGAGGAAAGAAGAGCCCGGGCTCTATGAATTGTATCAAGCGCACTTTGCTGAAGACCTGCCTGATGGGATAGGTGCCTCCATCGACTTCCAGTCCGCCGTGTCCACCCGGGATGCAGGGGGATTAGTGCTAAACGCCCTCGCTAAGGAGCTGCCGTTCCTGGTTGGTGGTTCTGCAGACCTATCACCATCAACTAAAACAGAGCTTAAGGCCGCTGGTGCAGTAGCCAAAAACAGTCTTGACGGGAGGAATATCCATTTCGGCATCCGGGAACACGCCATGGGAAGTATTCTCAATGGTATGAGCCTGCATAGGGGTTTTAGAGTTTTCGGTTCCACCTTCTTGGTCTTCTCCGACTACATGAGACCAACGGTTCGCTTAGCCGCTTTAATGAAGCAACCGGTTGTGTTCGTGTTTACCCATGACTCAATCTTCGTAGGCGAAGATGGTCCAACCCATCAGCCTATCGAACATATAGAAGCACTGAGGGTCATACCCAACTTGCATGTGATTAGGCCCGCCGATGGCCGTGAGACTAAAGCCGCTTGGTTGTTCGCCTTAGCTGAAAAGGCAACACCAACCGCCTTGGTACTTAGTAGACAGAAGTTACCTATTCTGCCGGGGACAACAAACTGTCCGATAGACAAGGGCGGTTATGTGTTAGAAAAGGGCTCGGATAGCCCAGACGTGGTCCTAGTTGGTACAGGTAGTGAAGTAGCCGTATGTGCCGATGCTGCTTTGAAGCTCAAGGAAGAAGGCATCACCGCACGCGTTGTTTCTATACCATGTCGTGAACTGTTCTTGGCCCAGGATGAAAAGTATATACATCAAGTCCTAGGCACTGATACCCCCAGAGTGATCATTGAAGCAGGTCGCACAAATGGCTGGTACTCGTTGGTCGGGGCCAAGGGATGCGTCATTGGCATTGATCAGTTTGGCGAAAGCGGTCCCGGGAAACAGGTAGCAGAAAAGCTGGGAATCTCTGTAGAACATGTGGTACAAAGAGCAAAGAGTCTATTGTGA
- a CDS encoding DUF2961 domain-containing protein produces the protein MRVFPGLNFGLGTLPLLDDAETRSITAENPKGEKGAGAQAVPPKEGWPCSKLGKGWKVRPCIPLPKGTTATIADIDGPGIIQHIWITAHTNSYRSCILRFYWDGEEEPSIEVPLGDFFANGHGMRYNVCSLPVNVNPSGGFNCYWPMPFRKHCRITVENQYFEEIPHFFYQIDYALTEVPEEAAYFHAQWRRSTTTREHPEHTILDNVQGRGHYVGTFLSWTQMSDGWWGEGEVKFYIDGDSEYPTICGTGTEDYVGGAWCFGETYSAPFLGYPLWAKEPGQVPKHGLYRWHVMDPVRFKQDLKVTVQAIGWWPGGQFQPLADDIASVAYWYQTEPHAEFPRLPDLDGRWPR, from the coding sequence ATGAGGGTTTTTCCCGGGTTGAATTTCGGATTGGGTACTTTACCACTTTTAGACGATGCAGAAACGAGATCCATAACCGCAGAGAACCCAAAAGGAGAGAAAGGTGCAGGAGCACAGGCTGTTCCACCGAAGGAAGGATGGCCCTGCTCCAAACTAGGTAAGGGCTGGAAAGTACGACCGTGTATTCCCTTGCCAAAGGGTACTACGGCTACCATTGCCGATATTGATGGTCCCGGCATCATCCAACATATCTGGATAACCGCCCATACCAACTCGTATCGGAGCTGTATTTTGCGATTCTACTGGGACGGAGAAGAAGAGCCATCGATCGAAGTACCTTTGGGAGACTTCTTTGCGAATGGGCATGGGATGCGCTATAATGTCTGTTCCCTTCCGGTTAATGTGAATCCATCGGGGGGATTCAACTGCTATTGGCCGATGCCCTTTAGGAAGCACTGCCGGATTACTGTTGAAAACCAGTATTTTGAAGAGATCCCCCATTTCTTTTACCAGATAGATTATGCTCTCACAGAAGTGCCTGAGGAAGCTGCCTATTTCCATGCACAGTGGCGTCGTTCCACAACCACCCGTGAACACCCTGAACATACCATATTAGACAATGTTCAAGGTAGAGGACACTACGTCGGAACTTTCCTAAGCTGGACCCAGATGTCCGATGGTTGGTGGGGTGAAGGGGAGGTCAAGTTCTATATTGACGGAGACAGCGAGTATCCCACGATTTGTGGTACCGGTACCGAGGATTATGTTGGTGGGGCTTGGTGCTTTGGTGAGACCTATAGTGCTCCTTTCCTAGGTTATCCCCTCTGGGCCAAGGAACCTGGGCAGGTACCGAAACACGGTCTATACCGGTGGCATGTTATGGATCCGGTGCGCTTCAAACAGGATCTTAAGGTGACGGTCCAGGCTATCGGTTGGTGGCCCGGGGGTCAATTCCAGCCCTTAGCGGATGATATAGCCTCAGTGGCCTATTGGTATCAGACTGAACCCCACGCAGAGTTTCCCCGTTTACCGGATCTGGACGGTAGATGGCCTCGATAA
- a CDS encoding ABC transporter substrate-binding protein produces MKNSTYYKRLLIAVSPLLIVLLAVSSSFATVKLEFWTNFGAGPSLETLNQLVQQFNSTHPSIQVRHRGVPGDLGEQYQMAIVAGIPPDLGWVGPDWFINFYDTDILVPVDELAVNDDFDTEQFWPGLWDEDKYKGHQWGVPFEVGSEALMYNKDKFAYSGIAEAPETWSEFVNVGKKLTDADSGQYGFHLWGFPYMSVQWIWRNNGSLVSEDLRRVTFTDPRTVDALQWYGDLVVNHRIAGGSFADGSAAMMVTHAGWYGQFKDFSFEADASYPPISETGTRASLNYYKELVIFRSTPEKEQAAWTFVKWLMEPENLAHWAVETGYLPVSQTALGTDTYQHYLQENPKLLAWIEELAYLRGFPYLTSWGQILELFGQASSAVRSGQASAATALEGLQGAAQAILDREWARIEGIEDEDDPGVQVGFIDELSNIDEWYVPGGGAAKISWVGNALELVSNGERDWGECRRLIDVNASRFTKLEVTIDSIKNGRCVLAIQTPLGELKWSGVSNAGVYTYDITGQPGPFELKVFYEGADAKVRIGQVRVIR; encoded by the coding sequence ATGAAAAACAGCACCTATTATAAGAGGTTGCTAATTGCTGTGTCGCCGTTACTAATAGTCCTACTTGCGGTCTCATCATCTTTTGCTACCGTGAAACTAGAGTTTTGGACCAATTTCGGTGCTGGTCCGTCCTTAGAGACACTCAATCAGTTGGTACAGCAATTCAATAGTACCCATCCGAGCATACAGGTTAGACACAGGGGGGTACCAGGTGACCTAGGTGAGCAGTACCAAATGGCCATTGTTGCTGGTATTCCGCCAGATCTTGGTTGGGTAGGTCCGGACTGGTTCATCAATTTCTATGATACAGATATTCTCGTGCCCGTAGATGAACTGGCTGTCAATGATGATTTCGATACAGAGCAGTTCTGGCCCGGTTTGTGGGATGAAGACAAGTATAAAGGACACCAATGGGGTGTTCCCTTTGAAGTTGGTTCTGAAGCGCTAATGTACAACAAAGACAAGTTCGCTTACTCTGGTATTGCCGAAGCCCCGGAGACTTGGAGTGAGTTTGTGAACGTCGGGAAGAAACTCACAGATGCTGACAGTGGCCAGTACGGCTTTCATCTATGGGGTTTTCCCTATATGTCTGTCCAGTGGATTTGGCGGAACAATGGTAGTTTGGTATCGGAGGACCTGCGCAGGGTGACATTCACAGACCCACGAACAGTTGATGCCCTGCAATGGTATGGTGATCTCGTTGTCAATCACCGCATAGCTGGTGGTAGCTTTGCTGATGGTTCCGCAGCAATGATGGTAACCCACGCTGGTTGGTATGGGCAGTTTAAGGACTTTTCCTTTGAAGCAGATGCTTCGTATCCTCCCATTTCCGAAACGGGTACTAGAGCAAGTCTCAACTACTATAAGGAACTAGTAATTTTCCGCTCCACTCCCGAAAAAGAACAAGCGGCTTGGACCTTTGTCAAATGGTTAATGGAGCCGGAAAACTTGGCCCACTGGGCCGTTGAGACAGGGTATCTACCTGTTAGTCAAACAGCACTAGGAACCGACACTTATCAGCATTATTTACAGGAAAACCCAAAGCTTCTCGCCTGGATTGAAGAACTTGCATATTTGCGTGGCTTTCCTTATTTGACAAGCTGGGGACAGATCCTTGAGCTCTTCGGTCAGGCAAGCAGTGCCGTACGTAGTGGTCAGGCATCTGCAGCAACTGCTTTAGAAGGCTTACAGGGCGCAGCCCAGGCAATTCTTGATCGGGAGTGGGCAAGGATCGAAGGAATAGAAGATGAGGACGATCCGGGCGTGCAGGTAGGATTTATTGATGAGTTATCCAACATAGACGAATGGTATGTGCCCGGTGGTGGGGCGGCGAAGATTAGCTGGGTTGGAAATGCCTTGGAGTTAGTCTCTAATGGAGAACGTGATTGGGGAGAATGCCGTCGATTGATAGACGTAAACGCTTCCAGATTCACCAAATTAGAGGTGACAATAGATAGCATTAAAAATGGGCGCTGCGTCCTAGCTATTCAGACCCCCTTGGGTGAGCTCAAATGGAGCGGGGTAAGCAACGCAGGAGTATATACGTACGATATCACGGGCCAGCCGGGACCCTTTGAGCTTAAAGTTTTCTATGAAGGTGCCGATGCAAAAGTTCGGATTGGTCAGGTACGTGTGATTCGGTAA